The Dasypus novemcinctus isolate mDasNov1 chromosome 12, mDasNov1.1.hap2, whole genome shotgun sequence genome includes a window with the following:
- the ELFN2 gene encoding protein phosphatase 1 regulatory subunit 29, producing MLRLGLCAAALLCVCRPGAVRADCWLIEGDKGYVWLAICSQNQPPYETIPQHINSTVHDLRLNENKLKAVLYSSLNRFGNLTDLNLTKNEISYIEDGAFLGQASLQVLQLGYNKLSNLTEGMLRGMGRLQFLFVQHNLIELVTPAAFSECPGLISIDLSSNRLSRLDGATFASLASLMVCELAGNPFNCECDLFGFLAWLVVFNNVTKNYDRLQCESPREFAGYPLLVPRPYHSLNAITVLQAKCRNGSLPARPVSHPTPFSTDAQREPDENSGFNPEEVLSVEPPASSTTDAAAGPAIKLHHVAFTSATLVVTIPHPYSKMYVLVQYNNSYFSDVMTLKNKKEIVTLDKLRAHTGYTFCVTSLRHSRRFNHTCLSFTTRDPVPGDLAPSTSTTTHYIMTILGCLFGMVIVLGAVYYCLRKRRLQEEKQKAVSVKKTILEMRYGADVDAGSLVHAAQKLGEPPVLPVSRMASIPSMIGEKLPTAKGLEAGLDTPKVATKGNYMEVRTGAGGDGLARPEDDLPDLENGQGSAAEISTIAKEVDKVNQIINNCIDALKLDSASFLGGGGGGGDPELAFECQSLPAAAAASSAAAPGALERPSFLSPPYKESSHHPLQRQLSADAAVARKTCSVSSSGSIKSAKVFSLDVPDHPAASGLAKGDSKYIEKGSPLNSPLDRLPLVPAGGGGGGAGGVHHLEVKPAYHCSEHRHSFPALYYEEGADSLSQRVSFLKPLTRSKRDSAYSQLSPRHYYSGYSSSPEYSSESTHKIWERFRPYKKHHREEVYVAAGHALRKKVQFAKDEDLHDILDYWKGVSAQQKL from the coding sequence ATGCTGCGCCTGGGGCTGTGCGCGGCCGCGCTGCTGTGCGTGTGCCGGCCGGGCGCCGTGCGCGCCGACTGCTGGCTCATCGAGGGCGACAAGGGCTACGTGTGGCTGGCCATCTGCAGCCAGAACCAGCCGCCCTACGAGACCATCCCGCAGCACATCAACAGCACGGTGCACGACCTGAGGCTCAACGAGAACAAGCTCAAGGCCGTGCTCTACTCCTCGCTCAACCGCTTCGGGAACCTCACCGACCTCAACCTCACCAAGAACGAGATCTCCTACATCGAGGACGGCGCCTTCCTGGGCCAGGCGAGCCTGCAGGTCCTGCAGCTGGGCTACAACAAGCTCAGCAACCTGACGGAGGGCATGCTGCGCGGCATGGGCCGCCTGCAGTTCCTCTTCGTGCAGCACAACCTCATCGAGCTGGTGACGCCGGCCGCCTTCTCCGAGTGCCCCGGCCTCATTAGCATTGACCTGTCCTCCAACCGCCTCAGCCGCCTGGACGGCGCCACCTTCGCCAGCCTCGCCAGCCTGATGGTGTGCGAGCTGGCCGGCAACCCCTTCAACTGCGAGTGCGACCTCTTCGGCTTCCTCGCCTGGCTCGTGGTCTTCAACAACGTCACCAAGAACTACGACCGCCTGCAGTGCGAGTCGCCGCGCGAGTTCGCCGGCTACCCGCTGCTCGTGCCCCGGCCCTACCACAGCCTCAACGCCATCACCGTGCTGCAGGCCAAGTGCCGCAACGGCTCGCTGCCCGCCCGGCCCGTGAGCCACCCCACGCCCTTCTCCACCGACGCGCAGAGGGAGCCGGACGAGAACTCGGGCTTCAACCCCGAAGAGGTCCTCTCGGTGGAGCCGCCCGCCTCGTCCACCACCGACGCGGCAGCCGGGCCCGCCATCAAGCTGCACCACGTCGCCTTCACCTCGGCCACCCTGGTGGTCACCATCCCTCACCCCTACAGCAAGATGTACGTGCTGGTCCAGTACAACAACAGCTACTTCTCCGACGTCATGACCCTCAAGAACAAGAAGGAGATCGTCACGCTGGACAAGCTGCGGGCGCACACCGGGTATACCTTCTGCGTCACCTCGCTGCGGCACAGCCGCCGCTTCAACCACACCTGCCTGTCCTTCACCACGCGGGACCCCGTCCCCGGCGACCTGGCCCCCagcacctccaccaccacccactACATCATGACCATCCTGGGCTGCCTCTTCGGCATGGTCATCGTGCTGGGCGCCGTCTACTACTGCCTGCGCAAGCGGCGCCTGCAGGAGGAGAAGCAGAAGGCCGTCAGCGTCAAGAAGACCATCCTGGAGATGCGCTACGGGGCCGACGTGGACGCCGGCTCCCTCGTCCACGCCGCGCAGAAGCTGGGCGAGCCCCCCGTGCTGCCCGTGTCCCGCATGGCCTCCATCCCGTCCATGATCGGGGAGAAGCTGCCCACCGCCAAGGGGCTGGAGGCCGGGCTGGACACGCCCAAGGTGGCCACCAAGGGCAACTACATGGAAGTGCGCACCGGCGCGGGCGGGGACGGCCTGGCCCGGCCCGAGGATGACCTCCCCGACCTCGAGAACGGCCAGGGCTCGGCCGCTGAGATCTCCACCATCGCCAAGGAGGTGGACAAGGTCAACCAGATCATCAACAACTGCATCGACGCCCTCAAGCTGGACTCGGCCTCCTTCctggggggcggcggcggcggcggggaccCCGAGCTGGCCTTCGAGTGCCAGTCCCTCCCTGCGGCCGCGGCCGCCTCCTCGGCCGCCGCCCCGGGGGCCCTGGAGCGGCCcagcttcctctcccccccctaCAAGGAGAGCTCCCACCACCCGCTGCAGCGCCAGCTGAGCGCCGACGCCGCCGTCGCCCGCAAGACCTGCAGCGTCTCGTCCAGCGGCTCCATCAAGAGCGCCAAGGTCTTCAGCCTGGACGTGCCCGACCACCCGGCCGCCTCGGGGCTGGCCAAGGGCGACTCCAAGTACATCGAGAAGGGCAGCCCCCTCAACAGCCCGCTGGACCGGCTGCCGCTGGTGCccgcgggcggcgggggcggcggggccggcGGCGTCCACCACCTGGAGGTGAAGCCCGCCTACCACTGCAGCGAGCACCGGCACAGCTTCCCCGCCCTCTACTACGAGGAGGGCGCCGACAGCCTCAGCCAGCGCGTGTCCTTCCTCAAGCCGCTCACCCGCTCCAAGCGGGACTCGGCCTACTCGCAGCTCTCCCCCAGACACTACTACTCGGGCTACTCCTCCAGCCCCGAGTACTCGTCCGAGAGCACCCACAAGATCTGGGAGCGCTTCCGGCCCTACAAGAAGCACCACCGCGAGGAGGTGTACGTGGCCGCCGGCCACGCCCTGCGCAAGAAGGTCCAGTTTGCCAAGGACGAGGACCTGCACGACATCCTCGACTACTGGAAGGGGGTCTCCGCGCAGCAGAAGCTGTga